A portion of the Desulfurobacterium indicum genome contains these proteins:
- a CDS encoding MTH1187 family thiamine-binding protein: protein MAVMEISVVPVGTCNPCVSEYVSYAYKLLKEKGYYFQLTAMGVIVQGDVEELLQLALEIHRRPFEKGALRVMTTIRIDERKDTDLTVEGKLKKLKKAL, encoded by the coding sequence ATGGCAGTTATGGAAATTTCCGTTGTTCCGGTGGGAACATGCAATCCGTGTGTTAGCGAGTATGTTTCTTATGCTTATAAGCTTTTAAAGGAGAAAGGTTATTACTTTCAGCTTACGGCCATGGGTGTTATCGTTCAGGGAGATGTTGAAGAGCTTCTTCAACTGGCGCTTGAAATTCACAGAAGACCATTTGAAAAAGGTGCTTTAAGGGTTATGACGACAATAAGGATAGACGAGAGAAAAGATACAGATTTAACGGTTGAAGGTAAGCTTAAGAAATTAAAAAAAGCTCTTTAA
- a CDS encoding bifunctional nuclease family protein produces the protein MIEVSLIGITHDRLSGLPIIILGNVDENFAIPIWIGEYEAELLETHLLGAVAPRPFPYDLICEMIQALGGELEKVVINDFDNGIYFATIVVRRYDGEVINIDARPSDSINVAVRLGAPIYVTKDVIDRASIVFLDNNPHYTNEQKAEFEELLRYLFEEGEEE, from the coding sequence ATGATAGAGGTGTCCCTTATAGGAATAACTCACGATAGGTTAAGCGGTCTTCCTATTATTATTCTGGGAAATGTTGATGAGAATTTTGCAATACCTATCTGGATAGGTGAGTATGAGGCTGAACTTCTTGAGACTCACCTTTTGGGAGCTGTTGCACCAAGGCCTTTTCCTTATGATCTTATATGCGAGATGATTCAAGCTCTTGGGGGAGAACTTGAAAAGGTTGTTATTAACGATTTTGACAACGGTATCTATTTTGCCACGATTGTAGTCAGGCGTTATGACGGAGAAGTTATAAACATTGACGCAAGACCGAGTGATTCCATAAATGTTGCGGTCCGGTTGGGAGCTCCTATATACGTTACGAAAGATGTTATAGATAGAGCTTCGATTGTATTTCTCGATAACAATCCTCACTATACCAATGAGCAGAAAGCTGAATTTGAGGAGCTTCTAAGGTATCTTTTTGAAGAGGGAGAAGAAGAGTAA